In Bacteroidota bacterium, a single window of DNA contains:
- the hemH gene encoding ferrochelatase has product MKKGVLLINLGSPDSPSVKDVRKYLKQFLNDPFVIDINPIARFCLVNFIIVPTRSKNSAKLYEAIWTKEGSPLIVHSKKQKELLQKSLTPNPSPAGEGNKYIVELGMRYSRRDSFGASPSIESALKNLKEKNVSEIIVLPLYPQYATSSTKSSVEEVKRIIRKGKYPPVKFIEKFYDDENYIEAMADVAKKYIAPPPPEGGKTGESVFDFPLRGIEGAWDFFIFSYHGLPERQITKESSHCKINNECCSSINEHNKLCYRAGCFETTRRLAQKLNIPKEKYTISFQSRLDDKWLKPYSDKVIEEKAKQGIKKILVFSPAFVADCLETIYEIGTEYNYIFKNHGGEKLQLVESLNENPKWIEALRNMVIGEQ; this is encoded by the coding sequence ATGAAAAAAGGTGTTTTGCTTATCAATCTCGGCTCTCCTGATTCTCCTTCTGTGAAGGATGTTAGAAAATATCTCAAGCAGTTTCTGAACGACCCATTTGTAATTGACATAAACCCTATAGCAAGATTTTGTCTGGTGAACTTTATTATTGTTCCAACACGTTCGAAGAATTCCGCCAAACTTTATGAAGCCATCTGGACGAAAGAAGGTTCGCCCCTGATTGTTCACAGCAAAAAGCAAAAGGAGCTTCTTCAAAAGAGCCTCACCCCTAACCCCTCTCCTGCAGGAGAGGGGAACAAATACATTGTCGAACTCGGAATGCGCTATTCCCGAAGGGACTCCTTCGGAGCAAGTCCAAGCATTGAAAGTGCCTTGAAGAATCTAAAGGAGAAAAATGTTTCAGAGATAATTGTCCTTCCGCTTTATCCGCAATACGCAACATCCTCTACAAAATCTTCTGTGGAAGAAGTGAAGCGAATAATCAGGAAAGGAAAGTATCCACCCGTAAAATTTATTGAGAAATTTTATGACGATGAAAATTATATTGAGGCAATGGCGGATGTTGCGAAGAAATACATAGCCCCCCCTCCCCCCGAAGGGGGGAAAACAGGCGAAAGTGTTTTTGATTTCCCCCTTCGGGGGATTGAGGGGGCTTGGGATTTCTTCATTTTCAGTTATCACGGTTTGCCCGAAAGGCAAATCACAAAAGAATCATCGCATTGCAAAATCAATAATGAGTGTTGTTCTTCCATAAACGAACACAATAAACTCTGCTACCGCGCAGGTTGTTTTGAAACTACAAGGCGGCTTGCTCAAAAATTAAACATCCCGAAAGAAAAATATACTATATCCTTTCAATCGCGCCTCGATGATAAGTGGCTGAAACCGTATTCGGATAAAGTGATTGAGGAAAAAGCAAAGCAAGGCATAAAAAAAATTCTTGTCTTCTCCCCTGCTTTTGTTGCCGATTGCCTGGAAACCATTTATGAAATCGGAACAGAATACAATTACATCTTCAAAAATCACGGAGGAGAAAAACTACAATTAGTGGAATCGCTGAATGAAAATCCGAAGTGGATTGAGGCGCTGAGAAATATGGTAATCGGTGAACAGTAA
- a CDS encoding dipeptidase, protein MPTQINSYIAANKDRFLNELLDLLRIPSISADPKYKADVLRTADVVKEKLVAAGADKVEICATPGYPIVYGEKIINSSLPTVLVYGHYDVQPADPLNLWTSPPFEPAIKNDKIYARGSCDDKGQVYMHVKAFEAMMKTNSLPCNVKFMIEGEEEVGSANLGNFVKANKEKLKADVVLISDTSILANDIPSITVGLRGLAYMEVEVTGPNRDLHSGVYGGAVGNPISVLAEMIVSMKDKNGKITIPGFYKDVEIVSKKERAEMAKAPFSKKAYMKDLGVADLRGEKGYSATEQTSIRPTLELNGIWGGYQGEGAKTVLPSKAFAKISMRLVPHQNSDKIGKLFEKHFKKIAPKSVKVKVTALHGGEGCVTPTDSVAYKAASQAMQDTFGKKPIPVRSGGSIPIVALFEKELKIKTVLMGFGLDSDNIHSPDECYGLFNYFKGIETIPLFFKYYAEGMK, encoded by the coding sequence ATGCCTACACAAATCAACTCTTACATCGCAGCCAACAAAGACCGTTTTCTCAATGAACTTCTGGATTTGCTCCGCATTCCATCTATCAGCGCAGATCCGAAATATAAAGCGGATGTTCTTCGTACTGCCGATGTCGTAAAAGAAAAATTGGTTGCCGCTGGAGCGGATAAAGTAGAAATATGTGCTACTCCCGGCTATCCGATCGTATATGGAGAAAAAATAATTAATTCATCTCTTCCAACGGTTCTTGTGTACGGACATTACGATGTTCAGCCCGCTGATCCGCTCAACTTGTGGACTTCTCCACCGTTTGAACCCGCAATCAAGAATGATAAAATCTACGCGCGCGGTTCCTGTGATGATAAAGGGCAAGTGTACATGCACGTGAAAGCATTTGAAGCGATGATGAAAACAAATTCACTCCCCTGCAATGTGAAGTTCATGATTGAAGGCGAAGAAGAAGTGGGCTCTGCTAATCTTGGAAACTTTGTAAAGGCAAATAAAGAAAAATTAAAAGCGGATGTGGTGTTGATTTCTGATACGAGCATTCTCGCAAATGATATTCCGTCTATAACGGTCGGCTTACGCGGACTTGCTTATATGGAAGTAGAAGTGACCGGACCGAACCGCGATTTGCATTCAGGAGTTTACGGAGGCGCGGTGGGAAATCCAATATCAGTTCTTGCAGAGATGATTGTTTCCATGAAAGATAAGAACGGAAAAATTACTATTCCCGGTTTTTATAAAGATGTGGAGATTGTCAGCAAAAAAGAAAGAGCCGAAATGGCAAAAGCACCCTTCAGCAAAAAAGCGTACATGAAAGATTTAGGCGTTGCAGATTTAAGAGGAGAAAAAGGATATTCTGCAACCGAACAAACTTCCATCCGTCCGACTTTAGAATTAAATGGAATCTGGGGAGGATATCAGGGCGAAGGAGCAAAAACAGTTCTTCCTTCAAAAGCGTTTGCGAAAATTTCTATGCGACTTGTTCCGCACCAGAATTCAGATAAAATCGGAAAACTTTTTGAAAAACATTTTAAGAAGATTGCTCCGAAATCGGTGAAAGTAAAAGTGACTGCGCTTCATGGCGGAGAAGGATGTGTTACTCCAACCGATTCCGTTGCCTACAAAGCTGCGAGTCAGGCAATGCAGGATACGTTTGGCAAGAAACCAATTCCGGTTCGTTCAGGCGGAAGCATTCCGATTGTTGCTCTCTTTGAAAAAGAACTCAAGATAAAAACCGTACTCATGGGATTTGGGTTGGATTCTGACAACATCCATTCTCCCGATGAGTGCTATGGTTTGTTCAATTACTTCAAAGGGATTGAGACGATTCCGCTTTTCTTTAAGTACTATGCGGAAGGAATGAAGTAG
- a CDS encoding LEA type 2 family protein, with translation MKKISIPTFISLFPLGRVGVGLLFLFLFFSSCKEIQPVTISGVSNVKLISLTKEGVEFDFDMKINNPNSVSVNVFPSSFDANVNDINAGHVKLTKKTKIKAKGEHTSTFHIKSDFSKLGFGDIAKILPMVSSKSAALSLKGDVKVGKWFYKKKFPIELKKTVSLSK, from the coding sequence ATGAAAAAAATATCTATCCCTACTTTTATTTCTCTCTTCCCTTTGGGTAGAGTTGGAGTGGGGCTTCTTTTTTTATTCTTGTTTTTTTCTTCCTGTAAAGAAATTCAGCCGGTGACTATTAGCGGAGTCAGCAATGTAAAACTTATCAGTTTAACGAAAGAAGGGGTTGAATTTGATTTCGACATGAAGATTAATAACCCGAATTCGGTAAGCGTAAATGTTTTTCCTTCGTCATTTGATGCGAACGTAAATGATATTAATGCAGGACATGTGAAACTGACGAAGAAAACAAAAATAAAAGCAAAGGGCGAACACACTTCTACGTTTCATATCAAATCAGATTTTTCAAAACTTGGATTTGGAGACATCGCAAAAATTCTTCCGATGGTTTCTTCAAAAAGCGCTGCGCTCTCGTTGAAAGGAGATGTGAAAGTCGGTAAATGGTTTTACAAGAAAAAATTTCCAATCGAATTGAAGAAAACAGTTTCGCTTTCCAAGTGA
- a CDS encoding DUF433 domain-containing protein, whose protein sequence is MNNDRIISDHRIMLGKPVIKGTRITVESIIRKMSEGATLDDILKMYDHLTKEDVLAVLAYAADAISGEEMVAAA, encoded by the coding sequence ATGAATAATGATAGAATCATATCTGACCACCGTATAATGCTCGGCAAGCCGGTAATTAAAGGCACTCGTATTACCGTGGAAAGCATAATCAGAAAAATGTCTGAAGGCGCTACACTTGACGATATTCTGAAAATGTATGACCATCTTACAAAAGAAGATGTGTTAGCTGTGCTTGCCTATGCTGCCGATGCCATTTCAGGAGAGGAAATGGTTGCAGCTGCATAA
- a CDS encoding DUF5615 family PIN-like protein: MILADENTHTDLIDALRKIPADVLSIKESYRGMQDEEIILLAKTTNRIILTEDKDFGEWVFAHKTKGISVIFLRYHFTETAQIIKIVSAILKVGTEKFYNKFTTITTRKIRSREI; the protein is encoded by the coding sequence ATGATACTTGCAGACGAAAATACGCACACCGATCTCATAGACGCATTGCGAAAAATTCCGGCAGATGTGCTTTCGATAAAAGAAAGTTACCGCGGAATGCAGGATGAAGAGATTATCCTTCTTGCTAAAACCACCAACAGAATTATTCTCACTGAAGACAAAGATTTCGGAGAGTGGGTGTTTGCCCATAAGACAAAAGGGATAAGCGTTATTTTTTTACGTTATCATTTTACAGAAACAGCGCAAATAATTAAAATAGTTTCAGCGATACTTAAAGTCGGCACAGAAAAGTTTTATAACAAATTCACTACAATTACTACGCGAAAAATCAGAAGCAGAGAAATTTAA